In Lolium rigidum isolate FL_2022 chromosome 7, APGP_CSIRO_Lrig_0.1, whole genome shotgun sequence, the DNA window AAGGCTAACAACCGCGACGACCGCCGTCGCGTGCCCGAGCCCCATGAGCTGAAGCGCCGTGAGGCGCCAGGCCGGCTTCGTCAACTTACTGTTGTAGAGCGTGACGAAGGCGACGGCACAAACCGTTTCAATGGACGTCAGCGACGCGGCCGGGATCTGGGAGTCCGTCTTGGTGCCCTGCTGCACGAACGTGGTCTGCGCCTGTGTGTTGGCGACGAAGTACACGGCCGAGGTAAGCCATATCGGGATCAGCCGCAGCAGGGTCTTCAGCTCCTCCACCCGCGTCACCGTGCACAGCCTCCATGGCCGGTTGCCGTCCTGATCCAGGTCCTCATCCGTGATAATGGCAGCCTTGTCCAAGAACCTGGTGCACAGTCGCTCGGAGAGCACGTTTGTTAGTCTGAAGAAATTCACTAGATTCGATTCATGCCACTCGATCCTAAAATTGTACCTGAACTGGTCGGTGTGCTGCAGTCGTTCGTGCACAGGATGCAGAAGCGGGTTCTTGACATCCTCCTCCTCGTACAGTTGGGTGGCATCATCGGGTACCTTCAGTTTTACCTTGCGAGATAGCGCGCAGAGCACTTGGAGCACTCCTTTCCACGGGCTGCCCATGGAAGGCAGCATCCGGTACATGGGCGCCGTGGCGGCGATGCCGACGACAGCGACCGCCACGATCAACCCGCAGATGCCATAGCCGATCGCCCAGCTCACCTTGTCCTGGACCCAAACCACCAGTGTCCCAGCGGTGAGCACGCCCATGTTGCCCACCGCGTAGTACCAGCCGAAGTAGGATGCCTGAGCTTTCTTGCCGTCATCGTCCTTGTCCTCGAACTGCTCCGCCGCGAATGACATGAAAACAGCCTTGGCCCCGCCGAGTCCGACGCCGCACATGTATATGCCGGAAAAGAAGAGCAGCTTCTGGATGAGAGTGGCCGGTGCACAGTACGCACACAGCGACGGACTCAGAGACGGCAGTGTAGCTGACGTTGTGACCATGGCCATTCCCTGTTAATTTCCTTCCAGTAGCTCGTCAGAGAAGCAGAGTGGAGTCGGCTGATTTTAGTGCAGATCATCACTTACCACGCAAGCAATGGAGTAGCCGATCAGCACCGTCGTGTACTTTCCCCAGCAGGAGTCAGCCACGGTGGCGCCGAGCAGAGGCATGAAGAAGCTGACTCCAGCCCAGAGGTTCACGCTCGCCACATTGGAAGCACTGTCGCCATGGAGAACGTCTTGGAGATACACGATCAAGCTGAGGTACACCCCGTAGAACGCAGTGACCTCCAGGAACTGCAGGACTGGCAGGAGCAACATCTCGAATGGACCAATTCAATTCATAAACATAGGGGGGAAAATCGAAATGCTACTCTACTACTCTAGTACTAATGGTAATTGTAAGTTTGGAACTCTATAAGACTGACGAATTATGCAATTCATAGGCACTCACACAAGATGACTTTGAGTGCCTTATCAGAGCAGTGACTGGCCAGCTCGCGCTCCCGCGCTTCCGAGCCCCGATTCTCACAAGACGCCTGGCGTGACAAGTAAAAGCTCAAAATTAGACGCAAGACGCAATTGGCCTTTGAATCGGGCGTTGTCAGCGAGCACGCAAAACGCAAGCCTCCTCGATCTCTTATCGATACTACAGCTTACTTGCACTATCTCACAGtcctctaagagcatgtctaacagaccccttatttTTCTACCCCTTAAAACACGAGTAGAGGGCCCAGTATTCACTTTTCGctggccgaaaactcgtccgagctagcagaccccgtatcccaccccgtaaaacagaatcctacggaatattctgttttcagcggcggcgcgcgggtggctatgGCGGTGGCGCGGGGAAAACGGTTGGGAATTCTGAAATATCCGCGCGCCATAGTGAAATGGgatgaggggttggccctgtattcagcctcccgccccgtacaagtaaggggcgaagagccgccccgtaaccaaaactgtaaaaaatcgatCCGGAGGCcagttttacggggtctgttagacggcCGGGTAGCGCCCAACCCCTTATTTtgacggttattatacgggtttcgcccttttaaggggtctgttagacctgctctaagatCGGCTTCCTTAAGGCCCCGCGCCCGCGGTAGTCGGCGTCCATCTGGTACTGAGCATCCACCGTCGTTCCCCTCTCCTGGAAGAAGAGAACGCTGTGGATCTGGCGTAGAGTGGGGCGATGCCTCGAGCTGACAATGGGGAGCACCCGTTTTATTAGAGCATCTGCAGCGGACCCCGCATATCTCAATTTCTGTATACAAGCCACGGGCAAACGCAAAATGACTCAAAATAGGTCGTGGAAAGCAGATCCCGTAAATGGAGACGAGGGCAAAACCACATATTCTCAAATATTTCACTAAACAGTCCGGGCTGTCAACGATTTTCCTACACTCCCTCCTattcaaattaattgacttcATTTTATTTCCATACGCATGCATTTAGTTTAAAAACTTAATAAGATTCATTCGAATCTACACAAAGTGGAGTTACTTAATTTGGATTAGAGGAGGAAGTATACTATTTTATCTTTTTTCTCCTTTcttgataaaggaaatatattaacatCGAGAGATATCAATTACATTCAGCCTCTGTAACAACGTTATACCCTAATGGCAGCACGGATGCACCCAGCcaaagaaaaaaaactaaaataataaaATTCCTCTATGGTATTTCAGCCCTAGCAGCAACACTACAACCACCAACAAGGCAACACTTGGACTCCGGACTCTCCAAAAGCGGCGCCTCCATGACACTGTACAAGCACTGTTGTCGCCCGattaaagatcttaggttttcaccctgcagatagtctccgctcttaaAATAATGttttcaacaagatcattgccatgcataaccaattaaggccatacattggattttcaccctgaaaggtaagacactAAACTTCACTTGTGCTGCCACCCCCACTTACATACTACTGTTGCGAaacccagaacaccaagcaagtctgtCAACAACGTAGAGAGTCGAACCTCCATTGTTAGTCGTCAAATCCCGCCTTCATGATATTA includes these proteins:
- the LOC124672203 gene encoding protein NRT1/ PTR FAMILY 8.5-like yields the protein MALDEENLRPQAAMRVNAEETLTDGDENGKKLRYAGSAADALIKRVLPIVSSRHRPTLRQIHSVLFFQERGTTVDAQYQMDADYRGRGALRKPILEQASCENRGSEARERELASHCSDKALKVILFLQFLEVTAFYGVYLSLIVYLQDVLHGDSASNVASVNLWAGVSFFMPLLGATVADSCWGKYTTVLIGYSIACVGMAMVTTSATLPSLSPSLCAYCAPATLIQKLLFFSGIYMCGVGLGGAKAVFMSFAAEQFEDKDDDGKKAQASYFGWYYAVGNMGVLTAGTLVVWVQDKVSWAIGYGICGLIVAVAVVGIAATAPMYRMLPSMGSPWKGVLQVLCALSRKVKLKVPDDATQLYEEEDVKNPLLHPVHERLQHTDQFRFLDKAAIITDEDLDQDGNRPWRLCTVTRVEELKTLLRLIPIWLTSAVYFVANTQAQTTFVQQGTKTDSQIPAASLTSIETVCAVAFVTLYNSKLTKPAWRLTALQLMGLGHATAVVAPPTAVAVAACTEARRLRMAEDHQLMGIALLLPQYVVMAVSDASLSVGQLDFFYDQSPETMKGVSTAFYFVALSLGNLINSQLVILVASVTAAGGGTGWLPPELDDGHLDYYFVLVVAITVVNFAVFLALAKNYTPRRVYLALNSS